A single region of the Marmota flaviventris isolate mMarFla1 chromosome 10, mMarFla1.hap1, whole genome shotgun sequence genome encodes:
- the Or6k6 gene encoding olfactory receptor 6K6, whose product MTQWMTSENQTMVTEFLFSIFPHLHEGGLLFFIPLLIVYVFIITGNLVIVIVVQLDTALRTPMYFFISVLSFLEIWYTTTTIPKMLSNLVSEQKTISLAGCLMQMYFFHSLGITEGCVLTAMAIDRYIAICHPLRYPTIMTPRLCIQLTAGSCLCGFLLVLPEIAWMATLPFCGSNQIHQIFCDFTPVLSLACTDTSLVVIVDAIHAVEILASFLVIALSYIRIIVVILAMPSAEGRHKAFSTCAAHLAVFLLFFGSVAVMYLRFSATYSVFWDTTIAATFVILAPFLNPIIYSLRNKDMKDAIGRLFSSQKTA is encoded by the coding sequence ATGACACAATGGATGACCAGTGAGAATCAAACAATGGTTACAGAGTTCCTCTTCTCTATTTTTCCACATCTGCATGAAGGTGGCCTCTTATTCTTTATTCCCTTACTTATTGTCTATGTATTTATCATAACTGGGAACCTAGTGATAGTCATTGTTGTCCAATTGGACACTGCCCTGCGTACCCCCATGTATTTCTTCATCAGCGTCCTTTCCTTCCTGGAGATCTGGTATACCACAACCACCATCCCCAAGATGCTCTCCAACCTCGTCAGTGAGCAGAAAACCATCTCTCTGGCTGGCTGCCTCATGCAGATGTACTTCTTCCACTCATTAGGTATCACAGAAGGCTGTGTCCTGACAGCAATGGCCATTGACAGGTACATAGCTATCTGCCATCCTCTCCGGTACCCAACCATCATGACCCCCAGACTCTGTATCCAACTGACAGCTGGATCCTGTCTCTGTGGCTTTCTCCTTGTGCTCCCTGAGATTGCATGGATGGCTACACTCCCTTTCTGTGGTTCCAACCAGATCCATCAGATCTTCTGTGACTTCACACCTGTGCTAAGCTTGGCCTGTACAGATACCTCCCTGGTGGTCATTGTGGATGCCATCCATGCCGTGGAGATCCTGGCCTCCTTCCTGGTCATCGCCCTGTCCTACATCCGGATCATCGTGGTGATTCTGGCAATGCCCTCCGCTGAGGGACGTCACAAGGCCTTTTCCACCTGTGCTGCCCACCTCGCTGTGTTCTTGCTATTTTTTGGCAGCGTGGCTGTCATGTATTTGCGATTCTCAGCCACCTACTCAGTGTTCTGGGACACAACAATAGCTGCCACTTTTGTTATCCTCGCCCCCTTCCTCAACCCCATTATTTACAGCCTGAGAAACAAGGACATGAAAGATGCTATCGGGAGGCTTTTCAGCAGTCAGAAGACAGCTTGA
- the LOC114104630 gene encoding olfactory receptor 6K3: MDQENQTMVTEFYFSDFPPFEKGSLLFFILLLFIYMFIIVGNFIIFLAVRLDVHLHNPMYNFISIFSFLEIWYTTVTIPKMLSNLVSEQKTITLIGCLLQMYFFHSLGVTEGLILTVMAIDRYVAICNPLRYAVIMTPRLCIQLSSGSCIFGFLMLLPEIVWISTLPFCGPNQIHQLFCDFEPVLSLACTDTSMILVEDVIHAISILTSISVITLSYLRIITVILRIPSGESRRKAFSTCAAHVTIFLLFFGSVTLMYLRFSVTFPPLMDKAIALMFAVLAPFFNPIIYSLRNKDMKEAIEKMFCSQKMFSVSGN, from the coding sequence ATGGACCAGGAGAATCAGACAATGGTGACCGAATTTTACTTCTCTGATTTCCCTCCGTTTGAGAAAGGCAGCCTCTTATTCTTCATCCTTTTGCTCTTTATTTACATGTTCATTATCGTTGGAAATTTCATAATCTTCTTGGCTGTCAGGCTAGATGTCCACCTGCACAATCCCATGTACAATTTCATCAGcatcttctccttcctggagaTTTGGTACACCACGGTGACCATTCCCAAAATGCTCTCCAACCTGGTCAGTGAACAGAAGACCATCACGTTGATTGGCTGCCTCTTGCAGATGTATTTTTTCCATTCACTCGGGGTCACAGAAGGTCTCATCCTCACAGTGATGGCCATCGACAGGTACGTGGCCATCTGTAACCCCCTCCGCTATGCAGTCATTATGACCCCTAGGCTCTGCATCCAGCTGTCTTCTGGCTCCTGCATCTTTGGCTTCCTTATGTTGCTGCCGGAGATTGTGTGGATTTCTACTCTTCCCTTCTGTGGTCCCAACCAAATCCATCAACTCTTCTGTGACTTTGAGCCTGTGCTGAGCTTGGCTTGTACAGACACTTCCATGATTCTGGTTGAAGATGTGATCCATGCTATCTCCATCCTCACCTCCATTTCTGTGATCACCCTTTCCTATTTAAGAATCATCACTGTGATTCTGAGGATTCCCTCGGGAGAGAGCCGTCGCAAGGCTTTCTCCACTTGTGCAGCCCACGTTACCATTTTCTTGCTGTTTTTTGGCAGTGTGACACTCATGTACCTGCGCTTCTCTGTCACATTCCCACCACTAATGGACAAAGCCATTGCATTGATGTTTGCTGTCCTTGCCCCATTTTTCAACCCAATAATCTATAGTTTGAGGAACAAAGACATGAAAGAAGCTATTGAAAAAATGTTCTGTTCTCAAAAGATGTTCAGTGTCTCTGGGAACTAG